The Catenulispora sp. EB89 genome includes a region encoding these proteins:
- a CDS encoding ABC transporter substrate-binding protein: MTSPRIPQNFERPLARRGLLKGMGAAAAFATVPGALAACSSSKSSGSSGGNAGSVTSPVTFGSNYSDASPKAAFAALCAAATAAGGPKVTINTVDHNTFQTNITSYLQGTPDDLFTWFAGYRMQYFAAQGLALPLDDVWAKIGGNFSASVKTLCTGLDGHQYFVPIYNYPWVVFYNKSHFASKGYTVPTTWDDFIALCKKMKADGIVPLAFADKDGWPALGTFDILNMRINGYDYHQKLMKHQVPWTDPGVAAVFNQWAELMPYMQTGANGRIWQDAAKALEQKQAGMMFQGTNQVAAQYVTDNANLADLDFFPYPSINPTYGQDYMDAPTDGFMISKKAKNPAGAKAILEYIGTAAAESTFLKTDQWDVGVATGLQAPSYDAIQTKSVAAISSCKAVAQFMDRDADPAMATAMISIIQKFIDDPSTGNITSLQSSAEQQAKSIYTS; encoded by the coding sequence ATGACTTCCCCTCGGATTCCCCAAAACTTCGAACGGCCCCTCGCACGTCGAGGCCTGCTCAAGGGGATGGGCGCGGCTGCGGCGTTCGCGACGGTGCCGGGCGCGCTGGCTGCCTGTTCCTCGAGTAAGAGCTCGGGCTCCTCGGGCGGCAACGCCGGCTCGGTCACCTCCCCGGTGACGTTCGGATCCAACTACTCCGACGCCAGCCCGAAGGCGGCGTTCGCGGCGCTGTGCGCGGCGGCCACGGCGGCCGGCGGCCCCAAGGTGACCATCAACACGGTCGACCACAACACGTTCCAGACGAACATCACCAGCTACCTGCAGGGCACCCCGGACGACCTGTTCACCTGGTTCGCCGGCTACCGCATGCAGTACTTCGCGGCGCAGGGACTGGCGCTGCCCCTCGACGACGTCTGGGCGAAGATCGGCGGCAACTTCAGCGCCTCGGTGAAGACGCTGTGCACGGGCCTGGACGGCCACCAGTACTTCGTGCCGATCTACAACTACCCGTGGGTGGTCTTCTACAACAAGAGCCACTTCGCTTCGAAGGGCTACACCGTCCCGACCACCTGGGACGACTTCATCGCGCTGTGCAAGAAGATGAAGGCCGACGGCATCGTCCCGCTCGCCTTCGCCGACAAGGACGGCTGGCCCGCGCTGGGGACCTTCGACATCCTCAACATGCGGATCAACGGGTACGACTACCACCAGAAGCTGATGAAGCACCAGGTGCCGTGGACCGACCCGGGCGTCGCGGCGGTGTTCAACCAGTGGGCCGAGCTGATGCCGTACATGCAGACCGGCGCCAACGGCCGCATCTGGCAGGACGCGGCGAAGGCGCTGGAGCAGAAGCAGGCCGGCATGATGTTCCAGGGCACCAACCAGGTCGCCGCGCAGTACGTCACCGACAACGCGAACCTGGCCGACCTGGACTTCTTCCCGTACCCGTCGATCAACCCGACGTACGGCCAGGACTACATGGACGCCCCGACCGACGGCTTCATGATCAGCAAGAAGGCGAAGAACCCGGCCGGCGCCAAGGCGATCCTGGAGTACATAGGCACGGCCGCCGCCGAGTCGACCTTCCTCAAGACCGACCAGTGGGACGTCGGCGTCGCCACCGGGCTCCAGGCGCCGTCCTACGACGCCATCCAGACCAAGTCGGTGGCCGCGATCTCGAGCTGCAAGGCCGTGGCGCAGTTCATGGACCGGGACGCCGACCCGGCGATGGCCACCGCGATGATCTCGATCATCCAGAAGTTCATCGACGACCCGAGCACCGGCAACATCACCAGTCTGCAGAGCAGCGCCGAGCAGCAGGCGAAGTCGATCTACACGTCATGA